The Rhodocytophaga rosea genome has a segment encoding these proteins:
- the efp gene encoding elongation factor P, with the protein MATTADFKNGLCLEFNNGLYTIVEFQHVKPGKGGAFVRTKLKNLTNGKVIENTFNAGVQVTTARIERRPHQFLYKDDLGYNFMDSSTFDQVVLQDKLVPAADLMKDGQEVDVIYHAETETPLICELPSFVELTVTYTEPGIRGDTATNASKPATMETGAIIRVPLFIDQGEKIRVDTRDYAYVERVK; encoded by the coding sequence ATGGCAACTACTGCAGATTTTAAAAACGGTTTATGCCTCGAATTTAATAACGGATTATATACTATTGTAGAATTTCAGCATGTAAAACCAGGCAAAGGTGGTGCTTTTGTGCGTACCAAGCTGAAAAACCTTACCAATGGAAAAGTAATAGAAAATACCTTTAATGCCGGTGTACAGGTTACAACAGCCCGAATTGAAAGACGTCCGCATCAGTTTCTCTATAAAGATGATTTAGGGTATAATTTTATGGACAGCAGTACTTTTGACCAGGTTGTATTACAAGATAAACTAGTACCGGCTGCTGACCTGATGAAAGACGGGCAGGAAGTAGACGTTATTTATCATGCCGAAACAGAAACCCCGCTCATTTGTGAATTGCCATCCTTTGTAGAGTTAACTGTAACCTATACTGAACCAGGTATCAGAGGCGATACGGCTACTAATGCTTCTAAACCGGCTACGATGGAAACAGGTGCTATTATACGTGTGCCTTTATTCATTGACCAGGGTGAGAAGATACGGGTAGATACACGGGATTATGCGTATGTAGAACGCGTGAAATAA
- a CDS encoding YceD family protein, whose product MKDLKAYTIEILNLSNKRHEYEFESGNSFFDHFEQSLIHKGTFTVKLILDKSETMIQLSFHITGSVELICDRTLEPFDYPLNINQKLILKYGEEDEELTDEIEIISRHTQQINVAQYIYEFIGLAIPMKKLHPRLAQSALQENEEGILVYSSGEASNEDTEQKDEAVDPRFNILKKLK is encoded by the coding sequence TTGAAAGATTTAAAAGCATATACAATTGAAATACTCAACCTCAGCAACAAGCGGCATGAGTATGAATTTGAATCCGGTAATAGCTTTTTTGATCATTTTGAGCAAAGCCTGATTCATAAAGGTACGTTTACGGTAAAACTGATATTAGATAAATCTGAAACTATGATTCAGCTCAGTTTCCATATTACCGGAAGTGTAGAACTGATTTGTGACAGAACCCTGGAACCATTTGACTATCCGTTGAATATCAACCAGAAGCTGATACTGAAATATGGAGAGGAAGATGAAGAGTTAACCGATGAGATAGAAATTATCTCCCGGCATACCCAGCAGATTAATGTAGCGCAGTATATTTATGAGTTTATTGGCCTGGCTATTCCCATGAAGAAACTGCACCCCAGGCTTGCTCAGTCAGCGTTACAGGAGAATGAAGAAGGTATACTGGTATATAGTTCGGGAGAAGCTTCTAATGAAGATACAGAACAAAAGGATGAGGCTGTAGATCCCAGGTTTAATATCCTAAAAAAGTTAAAATAA
- the accB gene encoding acetyl-CoA carboxylase biotin carboxyl carrier protein — MKAKEIQELIDFIAKSGLDEVNIETEQFKISVKRSAGSVFRPVDTLQQPVLPVLASAVTPVLSQQPVVPTTPIPPQTPATPTPTATENKESKYIAIKSPMIGTFYRSSNPDSPMFVNVGDDVKKGQTVCIIEAMKLFNEIESEVSGKIVKILVENASPVEYDQPLFLVDPS; from the coding sequence ATGAAAGCGAAAGAGATACAAGAACTAATAGATTTTATTGCCAAGTCAGGGCTGGATGAGGTAAACATAGAAACAGAACAATTTAAAATCAGTGTCAAACGCAGTGCAGGTTCAGTGTTCCGGCCTGTGGATACATTACAGCAACCTGTACTTCCAGTATTGGCTTCTGCAGTGACACCTGTACTTTCGCAACAGCCTGTGGTGCCAACTACACCTATTCCGCCACAAACGCCTGCTACCCCTACCCCAACTGCTACAGAAAATAAGGAAAGTAAATACATTGCTATAAAATCTCCTATGATTGGCACTTTCTACCGTTCCTCTAATCCTGATTCTCCCATGTTTGTGAATGTTGGGGATGATGTAAAGAAAGGGCAAACGGTTTGTATCATCGAAGCCATGAAGCTGTTTAATGAAATAGAATCAGAAGTTTCAGGAAAGATTGTAAAAATACTGGTTGAAAATGCTTCTCCGGTGGAATACGATCAGCCCCTATTCCTGGTAGATCCTTCCTGA
- the plsX gene encoding phosphate acyltransferase PlsX, with product MRIALDAMGGDFAPQAVVEGALLASEELSSDIQIVLIGREKVIHELLHTHTITSSSIEVVHAEEVIEMGEHPTKALSQKTNSSIAIGFGLLKAGKVDAFCSAGNTGAMHVGAMFSIKAIEGVLRPSLASFVPKEGNKYGVILDIGANADCKPEFLEQFGHIGSIYAKYILDIDNPRVGLMNIGEEEQKGTVVLQAAHQLLKNNPNINFIGNIEGRDIYNDKADVVVCDGFTGNVILKMAEAVYTTMHSRGLEDEFFAKFNYEAIGGSPILGVNGNVIIGHGVSSPLAIKNMLLLAKRMAESNIHIKIKQALAG from the coding sequence ATGAGAATTGCCTTAGATGCAATGGGCGGTGATTTCGCTCCTCAGGCTGTTGTTGAAGGAGCTTTGCTAGCCAGTGAAGAACTTTCCTCAGATATACAGATCGTATTAATCGGACGGGAAAAAGTTATACACGAACTTTTACATACCCACACCATTACTTCCTCCAGCATAGAAGTAGTTCATGCAGAAGAAGTGATTGAAATGGGCGAACATCCCACAAAAGCCCTTTCTCAGAAAACAAATTCCAGTATTGCTATTGGTTTCGGATTATTAAAAGCCGGAAAAGTAGATGCCTTTTGCAGTGCAGGCAATACAGGGGCTATGCACGTAGGTGCGATGTTCAGCATTAAAGCTATTGAAGGTGTATTGCGCCCTAGTTTAGCCAGTTTTGTACCTAAAGAAGGCAACAAATACGGCGTTATCCTGGATATAGGTGCCAATGCTGATTGTAAACCTGAATTTCTGGAGCAGTTTGGACACATAGGTTCCATCTATGCCAAATATATCCTTGATATTGATAATCCCAGGGTAGGTTTGATGAATATTGGCGAAGAGGAACAGAAAGGCACTGTTGTACTACAGGCAGCGCACCAATTGCTCAAAAACAACCCCAATATCAACTTTATCGGCAATATCGAAGGCCGGGACATATATAACGATAAGGCCGATGTAGTGGTTTGTGATGGATTTACCGGGAACGTAATTTTGAAAATGGCTGAAGCCGTATATACTACCATGCACAGCCGTGGCCTGGAAGATGAGTTTTTTGCCAAGTTCAATTATGAGGCAATCGGAGGAAGCCCAATTTTAGGCGTAAACGGGAATGTAATCATCGGCCATGGAGTATCTTCTCCACTGGCAATCAAAAATATGCTTTTACTCGCAAAACGGATGGCTGAATCAAACATCCATATAAAAATCAAACAGGCACTGGCCGGATAA
- a CDS encoding PAS domain S-box protein, with amino-acid sequence MIEKKVEVLLIEDNPADALLIKHTILAINGFSVHVSTVSTLAEAFTFLENQSTDLILLDLMLPDSQLGQTFETLIARHNQIPVVVLSGIDNRELALSAIKDGAQDYLVKGEIDDKLLERTMRYAIERAKLLNAQKKIQEDIQAQDALLKLITNISSAFINLSSEQIDAAIIQSLYSIGTFLQVDKVFVFELSETDDAIHAYYQWPEPNQPIDYILSNIPLREYWWLMKKLHAEGVIRFYDTSQLPSNIDHLRQVLQTQNIRSFMITGLFNQNKVRAIIGLATVGKPGQWNTETISLLNTSGEVFYRAIKKKQTEEKLKESERRYRSLVENIDEGLIYVGLDERIQFANQSMCNMLGYTYDEIIGKNFLNDLFHSEGLMSGGLNLFSGKRDLLLKSQYEIPIRKKNGEKVWVIIHNHPITNNKGKKIGAMGTLVNITDRKGTEEKLKQANEELKTFIYRTSHDLRGPLASVLGITNLAHMEITDIRALQYFAYINKSTQKLDKTLKSLIDVASITQPDEKYEAVDFRELIIEVIDNMNYTNGLENLSIQLDIQQINNFISNKQGISHIFEKLIENAVSYRKLDIPNPSLLIKVDADQEVARIELEDNGIGIPKELHQKIFTMFFKGGERSRGSGLGLYIVDKLVSSLNGKITIDSQVNVGSKFSFTLKSL; translated from the coding sequence ATGATTGAAAAAAAAGTAGAAGTACTGTTGATAGAAGATAATCCGGCAGATGCCTTACTAATAAAACACACGATTCTTGCCATAAATGGATTCTCCGTCCATGTAAGTACCGTTTCTACGCTGGCCGAGGCTTTCACTTTTCTTGAAAATCAGTCTACAGATCTGATCCTTCTGGATCTGATGTTACCAGACTCCCAGCTCGGACAAACATTTGAAACACTCATTGCCAGACATAATCAAATACCTGTTGTGGTCCTGTCAGGTATTGATAACCGTGAACTGGCATTATCTGCCATTAAAGATGGCGCACAGGATTATCTGGTAAAAGGAGAAATCGATGACAAACTGCTGGAACGTACCATGCGGTATGCCATTGAAAGAGCTAAACTGCTTAATGCGCAAAAAAAGATTCAGGAGGATATCCAGGCTCAGGATGCATTACTCAAACTGATCACCAATATTTCATCTGCCTTTATTAACCTTTCCTCCGAACAGATTGACGCTGCTATTATTCAGTCTTTGTACAGCATTGGTACTTTTTTACAGGTTGATAAAGTGTTTGTGTTTGAGCTAAGTGAAACTGATGATGCGATCCATGCCTATTACCAGTGGCCAGAGCCTAATCAACCTATTGACTATATCCTGTCAAATATCCCTCTTCGTGAGTACTGGTGGCTCATGAAAAAGTTGCATGCGGAAGGAGTCATTCGTTTTTATGATACAAGCCAGCTGCCCTCAAATATTGACCATTTACGCCAGGTTCTGCAAACCCAGAACATCCGGTCATTTATGATCACCGGGTTGTTTAATCAGAATAAAGTAAGAGCAATTATTGGATTAGCCACTGTAGGCAAACCCGGACAATGGAATACAGAAACTATTTCTTTACTCAATACCAGTGGAGAAGTTTTTTACAGGGCAATCAAGAAAAAACAAACCGAAGAAAAATTAAAGGAAAGTGAACGCAGATACCGTTCTCTGGTAGAAAACATAGATGAAGGACTGATTTATGTGGGGCTCGACGAACGTATCCAGTTCGCCAATCAGAGCATGTGTAATATGCTAGGCTATACGTATGATGAGATCATCGGTAAAAACTTTTTAAATGACCTGTTCCATAGCGAAGGTCTCATGAGTGGAGGGCTTAATTTATTCTCAGGCAAACGGGATTTACTTTTAAAATCTCAATATGAAATTCCGATCCGGAAGAAGAATGGAGAAAAAGTATGGGTTATTATCCACAATCACCCGATTACAAATAACAAGGGGAAGAAAATCGGAGCAATGGGTACGTTGGTAAATATCACCGATCGGAAAGGCACAGAAGAGAAACTCAAACAAGCCAACGAAGAATTAAAAACATTTATCTACCGCACTTCACACGACCTGAGAGGTCCTTTGGCTTCTGTATTAGGCATTACTAATCTGGCTCATATGGAAATAACTGATATACGGGCGCTTCAATACTTTGCGTATATTAATAAAAGCACCCAGAAATTAGATAAAACTTTAAAATCGCTGATTGATGTAGCCAGCATTACGCAACCCGACGAAAAATACGAAGCTGTAGATTTCAGGGAACTGATTATAGAAGTAATTGACAATATGAACTATACCAATGGCTTAGAAAACCTTTCCATTCAGCTGGATATACAACAAATTAACAATTTTATCAGCAACAAACAGGGGATCAGCCATATATTCGAAAAATTAATTGAAAATGCAGTATCCTATCGCAAACTGGATATACCTAATCCAAGTTTACTCATTAAAGTAGATGCCGACCAGGAAGTGGCACGCATAGAACTGGAAGACAATGGAATAGGTATTCCCAAAGAGCTGCATCAGAAAATATTTACTATGTTTTTTAAAGGAGGCGAACGTTCCAGAGGTTCCGGGCTTGGTCTATACATTGTAGATAAACTGGTGAGCAGCCTGAATGGAAAAATCACGATAGACAGTCAGGTAAATGTAGGCAGTAAATTCAGCTTTACATTGAAAAGCTTGTAA
- the rpmF gene encoding 50S ribosomal protein L32, whose protein sequence is MAHPKRKISKTRRDKRRTHYKAKERQIAICPTTSEPHLYHRAYVVNGDLYYKGKVAIENYTSIA, encoded by the coding sequence ATGGCACATCCTAAGCGGAAGATTTCCAAAACAAGAAGAGATAAAAGAAGAACCCATTACAAAGCAAAAGAAAGACAAATTGCTATCTGTCCTACTACCAGCGAACCTCATTTATACCACAGAGCATACGTGGTAAATGGTGATTTGTACTACAAAGGCAAGGTGGCAATTGAGAATTATACATCTATTGCCTAA
- the accC gene encoding acetyl-CoA carboxylase biotin carboxylase subunit, with translation MFKKILIANRGEIALRIIRTCKEMGIKTVAVYSTADRESLHLKFADEAVCIGPPPSKQSYLNIPNIIAAAEITNADAIHPGYGFLSENAEFSKICEEYKIKFIGASPEMIGAMGDKSSAKATMKKAGVPTIPGSDGLLDSIEQGKKLAKEIKYPVIIKATAGGGGKGMRIIRSEEDFEKAWNDARMEAGAAFGNDGLYLEKYVEEPRHVEIQIVGDQYGKVCHLSERDCSIQRRHQKLVEETPSPIITPELRRKMGEAAIKGASAINYEGAGTIEFLVDKHGDFYFMEMNTRIQVEHPITEEVTDFDLIKEQIKVASGIPISGRNYEPNLFAIECRINAEDPANGFRPSPGKITNLHLPGGRGVRVDTHVYSGYTIPPNYDSMIAKLIVSAQSREEALVRMKRALQEFVIEGIKTTIPFHIKLMDDPGFKAGKFTTSYLDTFDFSDL, from the coding sequence ATGTTTAAAAAAATATTAATTGCAAACCGGGGAGAAATTGCATTGCGGATCATCCGTACCTGCAAGGAAATGGGAATAAAAACAGTAGCGGTATACTCTACTGCAGATAGAGAAAGTTTGCACCTGAAGTTCGCCGACGAAGCCGTTTGTATTGGTCCTCCGCCCAGCAAACAATCATATCTCAATATACCTAATATTATTGCTGCTGCCGAAATCACCAATGCCGATGCCATTCATCCTGGCTATGGATTTTTATCGGAAAATGCAGAATTCTCTAAAATTTGCGAAGAATACAAAATTAAATTCATAGGTGCCTCCCCGGAGATGATTGGTGCGATGGGAGATAAGTCTTCTGCCAAAGCCACTATGAAAAAAGCTGGTGTACCTACTATTCCCGGTTCTGATGGCTTACTTGATTCCATCGAGCAGGGCAAAAAGCTGGCGAAAGAAATTAAATATCCAGTAATTATTAAAGCTACAGCCGGCGGTGGTGGAAAAGGAATGCGCATCATCCGCAGTGAAGAAGATTTCGAAAAAGCCTGGAACGATGCCCGCATGGAAGCCGGTGCCGCATTTGGCAATGATGGTTTGTACCTGGAAAAATACGTAGAGGAACCCCGGCACGTAGAAATACAGATCGTTGGCGACCAGTATGGAAAAGTGTGTCATTTATCAGAACGGGATTGCTCCATTCAGCGCCGTCACCAGAAACTGGTAGAAGAAACGCCTTCGCCGATTATTACACCTGAGTTGCGCCGAAAAATGGGTGAAGCTGCGATTAAAGGCGCTTCAGCTATTAATTATGAAGGGGCAGGCACAATAGAGTTTCTGGTAGATAAACATGGTGATTTCTATTTTATGGAAATGAACACCCGTATTCAGGTAGAACACCCCATTACAGAAGAAGTTACAGATTTTGACCTGATTAAAGAACAAATTAAAGTTGCTTCAGGCATTCCCATTTCCGGCAGGAATTACGAACCAAATCTTTTTGCTATCGAATGCCGCATCAATGCCGAAGACCCGGCTAATGGATTCAGGCCTTCCCCAGGTAAAATTACCAACCTGCATTTGCCGGGAGGAAGGGGTGTACGGGTTGATACCCATGTATATTCAGGCTATACTATTCCGCCCAACTACGATTCTATGATTGCCAAGCTTATTGTAAGTGCACAGTCCCGGGAAGAAGCCCTGGTACGGATGAAACGGGCATTACAGGAATTTGTGATAGAAGGAATTAAAACAACCATTCCTTTCCATATCAAACTGATGGATGACCCTGGTTTTAAGGCCGGTAAGTTCACTACATCTTACCTGGATACATTCGATTTTTCAGATCTATAG
- a CDS encoding FAD-binding and (Fe-S)-binding domain-containing protein codes for MTKDILQTLAAQLEGELQFDTTMRTLYATDASAYREMPLAVAFPKNESDIKKLIQFARQHKTSLIPRTAGTSLAGQVVGSGIIVDVSRTFTKILEVNTVEKWVRVQPGVIRDELNLFLKEYGLYFGPETSTANRAMIGGMVGNNSCGSNSVVYGSTREHLISVKAILSDGSETEFKSLNAAQFQEKCRGGNGTTSLEQQLYQSIEKILSVPAHQEEIRKEFPKKNIQRRNTGYAIDLLLETDPFTLGAEDFNFCKLIAGSEGTLAFLTEIKLNVVPLPPKEAGLVCIHCNSIDEALRANLIALQYKPSACELIDHYILDCTKNNIEQSKNRFFVKGEPGAILVVELSRDTREEVSALAAAMQADMEKAGYGYHFPLLFGEDTKKIWTLRKAGLGLLSNMPGDAKPVPVIEDTAIDVQELPEYIQEFNEILKKYNLYSVHYAHAGSGELHLRPIINLKTAEGNALFRKIAEEIAALVKKYKGSLSGEHGDGRLRGEFIKFMVGEKNYRLLEEVKRTWDPQNIFNPGKIVDTPPMHTMLRFVPGQDTPQFNTVFDFGKTEGILRAAEQCNGSGDCRKTQLSGGTMCPSYMATKNEKDTTRARANILREFLTNSDKTNRFNHEEIKEVMDLCISCKGCKSECPSNVDMAKMKAEFLQHYYDANGIPFRTRMVGNFTRANHLAAIAPFMYNTVFSNGFTSGIAKKVMGFAPERSVPLLQETTLRKWYKKHNKQKASSTAKSPFGKVYLFCDEFTDFNDTHIGIKAIQLLEKLGYEVIIPEHIESGRTYISKGLLRDAKKIAVRNVEMLKGLITPETPLIGIEPSAILTLRDEYLDLVDNELLPEAVKIAGNTLLIDEFIAREIDKGNITKQSFTQTERLIKLHGHCHQKALSSLTHTKKMLSLPENYTMHLIPSGCCGMAGSFGYEKEHYEVSMQIGELVLFPTVRKQPEDVIIAAPGTSCRHQIKDGTGRKALHPVEILYEALK; via the coding sequence ATGACCAAAGATATATTACAAACCCTTGCTGCCCAGTTAGAAGGAGAATTACAATTTGATACTACTATGCGTACCTTGTACGCTACAGATGCATCAGCCTACCGGGAAATGCCGCTGGCGGTTGCTTTTCCTAAGAATGAAAGCGATATTAAAAAGCTGATCCAATTTGCCAGACAGCACAAAACATCCCTCATTCCCCGTACAGCCGGTACTTCGCTTGCCGGACAGGTGGTAGGAAGTGGAATTATTGTAGATGTATCCAGAACATTTACCAAAATACTGGAGGTAAATACAGTAGAAAAATGGGTACGGGTACAACCAGGGGTTATCCGGGATGAATTGAATCTGTTTCTGAAAGAATACGGCTTGTATTTTGGTCCGGAAACTTCCACGGCTAACCGGGCTATGATTGGTGGTATGGTAGGAAATAACTCCTGTGGTTCTAATTCAGTAGTATATGGCAGCACACGTGAACATTTAATTTCAGTAAAAGCGATTTTAAGTGACGGTTCAGAAACAGAATTTAAATCACTCAATGCTGCTCAGTTTCAAGAAAAATGCAGGGGTGGAAATGGTACCACTTCATTAGAGCAGCAACTGTATCAATCTATTGAGAAGATACTCAGTGTTCCGGCGCATCAGGAAGAGATACGAAAAGAATTTCCCAAGAAAAATATTCAGCGGCGTAATACTGGTTATGCCATAGATCTATTGCTGGAAACCGATCCGTTTACGCTAGGTGCCGAAGATTTTAATTTCTGCAAACTGATTGCCGGATCAGAAGGTACCCTGGCATTTCTCACAGAAATTAAGTTGAATGTAGTGCCTTTACCTCCGAAAGAAGCGGGATTAGTGTGTATTCATTGCAATAGCATCGATGAAGCTTTACGGGCTAACCTCATCGCCTTACAATATAAACCCAGTGCTTGTGAACTCATTGATCATTATATTCTGGATTGTACCAAAAACAACATTGAGCAGAGTAAAAACCGGTTTTTTGTAAAAGGGGAACCAGGCGCTATTCTGGTAGTAGAACTGTCCAGAGATACCAGGGAAGAGGTATCTGCATTGGCAGCCGCCATGCAGGCAGATATGGAAAAAGCTGGATATGGCTACCATTTTCCTTTGCTGTTTGGCGAGGATACTAAAAAAATATGGACACTCCGTAAAGCTGGTTTAGGTTTACTTTCCAATATGCCAGGCGATGCCAAACCGGTTCCTGTTATTGAAGATACGGCTATTGATGTGCAGGAATTACCAGAATATATCCAGGAATTTAATGAGATTCTGAAAAAATACAATCTGTATTCAGTGCATTATGCACATGCTGGTTCCGGTGAATTGCATCTGCGACCTATTATCAACCTGAAAACAGCAGAAGGAAATGCGCTGTTCCGGAAAATTGCCGAAGAAATTGCAGCACTGGTGAAAAAATATAAAGGTTCACTCAGTGGCGAACATGGCGACGGACGGTTACGGGGTGAGTTTATTAAGTTTATGGTGGGCGAGAAAAATTACCGATTGCTGGAAGAAGTAAAACGTACCTGGGATCCACAGAATATCTTCAACCCAGGAAAAATTGTAGATACGCCGCCTATGCACACCATGCTTAGGTTCGTTCCTGGCCAGGATACACCACAATTCAATACTGTATTTGATTTTGGAAAAACGGAAGGCATTTTACGGGCTGCCGAACAATGTAATGGTTCCGGTGACTGCCGCAAAACCCAGCTTAGTGGCGGTACGATGTGCCCCAGTTATATGGCTACTAAAAATGAAAAAGATACGACCAGGGCGAGGGCGAATATTCTACGTGAATTCCTGACGAATTCTGACAAAACCAACCGCTTCAACCATGAGGAAATAAAGGAAGTAATGGATTTGTGTATCTCCTGCAAAGGCTGTAAGTCTGAATGTCCTTCGAATGTAGATATGGCCAAAATGAAGGCTGAATTTTTGCAGCATTATTATGATGCCAACGGCATTCCGTTCCGCACCAGAATGGTGGGTAATTTTACCAGGGCTAATCATCTGGCGGCGATTGCACCTTTTATGTATAATACTGTTTTTTCGAATGGATTTACGTCTGGTATCGCCAAAAAAGTAATGGGTTTTGCCCCGGAAAGAAGTGTTCCCTTGTTGCAGGAAACTACCTTACGCAAATGGTACAAAAAGCATAATAAACAAAAAGCAAGCAGTACGGCAAAAAGTCCATTTGGAAAAGTATATCTGTTCTGCGATGAATTTACCGATTTTAACGATACACATATCGGCATTAAAGCCATTCAATTACTCGAAAAACTAGGGTATGAAGTGATTATTCCAGAACATATCGAAAGCGGACGTACCTATATTTCCAAAGGCTTATTACGGGACGCTAAAAAAATAGCTGTTCGCAATGTGGAAATGCTGAAAGGATTAATTACCCCGGAAACACCTCTCATTGGCATTGAACCTTCTGCTATTCTTACCCTGCGTGACGAATATTTAGACCTGGTTGATAACGAACTGTTGCCAGAAGCAGTAAAGATCGCCGGAAACACACTCCTAATTGACGAATTTATCGCCCGGGAAATAGACAAAGGAAATATCACTAAACAATCTTTCACACAGACGGAGCGGCTTATTAAATTACACGGACACTGTCACCAGAAAGCATTATCGTCCTTAACACATACCAAGAAAATGCTGTCTTTGCCAGAAAATTATACCATGCACCTGATTCCCTCTGGTTGTTGTGGTATGGCTGGTTCATTCGGCTACGAAAAGGAACATTATGAAGTTTCCATGCAAATCGGCGAACTGGTTCTATTCCCAACCGTCCGGAAACAGCCGGAAGATGTAATCATTGCAGCCCCTGGCACTAGTTGCCGCCACCAGATTAAGGATG
- a CDS encoding beta-ketoacyl-ACP synthase III produces the protein MTKIRAAITGICGYVPEYILTNAELEKMVDTTDEWITTRTGIKERRILKGENMGTSFMGAKAVKGLLEKTNTNPEDIDLLICATTTPDYIFPAAANMICDMVGAKNAFSYDVQAACSGFLFSMATGAQFIETGKYKKVVVLGADKMSSIVDYTDRSTCIIFGDGAGAVLLEPNTEGNGLIDSVLKTDGSGVAHLYQKAGGSRRPPSQETIQNREHYIYQEGSAVFKFAVTNMADVSAEIMKRNNLTGDDIAWLSPHQANKRIIDATAGRMNIGPEKVMITIHKYGNTTNATIPLNLWDYEKQLKKGDNIVFAAFGGGFTWGAAYLKWAYNS, from the coding sequence ATGACAAAAATCAGAGCAGCCATCACAGGAATTTGCGGATATGTCCCGGAATATATATTAACGAACGCAGAACTGGAAAAGATGGTAGATACCACCGACGAGTGGATTACTACCCGTACTGGTATCAAAGAAAGAAGAATTTTGAAAGGCGAAAATATGGGCACTTCATTTATGGGTGCAAAAGCGGTAAAAGGCCTTTTAGAAAAAACCAATACTAATCCTGAAGATATAGATCTGCTCATTTGCGCTACCACCACCCCAGATTATATATTTCCGGCTGCTGCCAATATGATATGCGATATGGTTGGCGCTAAAAATGCGTTTAGCTATGATGTACAGGCTGCTTGTTCTGGTTTTCTGTTCTCGATGGCTACAGGTGCTCAATTTATAGAAACTGGCAAATATAAAAAAGTAGTCGTTCTGGGTGCTGATAAAATGTCGTCCATTGTAGATTATACCGACCGTTCTACCTGCATTATTTTTGGAGATGGAGCAGGAGCCGTATTGCTCGAACCTAATACAGAAGGCAATGGCTTAATAGATAGCGTATTAAAAACTGATGGTTCTGGCGTAGCACATTTATATCAGAAAGCCGGTGGCAGCCGCAGACCGCCCTCTCAAGAAACCATTCAGAACCGTGAACATTATATATACCAGGAAGGCTCTGCTGTATTCAAATTTGCAGTGACCAATATGGCGGATGTTTCAGCAGAAATTATGAAGCGCAATAACCTGACCGGTGATGATATTGCCTGGCTTTCTCCTCATCAGGCCAACAAGCGTATTATTGATGCCACAGCCGGCCGGATGAATATAGGTCCGGAAAAAGTGATGATTACCATTCACAAGTATGGGAATACAACCAATGCCACCATTCCATTGAATCTGTGGGATTATGAAAAACAGCTAAAAAAAGGTGATAATATTGTGTTCGCTGCCTTTGGAGGCGGCTTTACCTGGGGTGCTGCTTACCTGAAATGGGCTTATAATTCTTAG
- a CDS encoding response regulator, producing the protein MRNIHILLVEDNAGDVRLTQEALTDGKILHTLYAVKDGVQAMDFLRKNPPYTDAFTPDLILLDLNIPRKNGQEVLKEIKQDKALKSIPVIILTTSSSEQDVLKTYANDANCYITKPVDFDQFVNAIKIIDDFWLSVVKIPGKA; encoded by the coding sequence ATGAGGAACATTCATATATTGTTAGTAGAGGACAATGCAGGTGATGTCAGGCTTACTCAGGAAGCGCTGACGGATGGAAAAATACTGCATACCTTATACGCAGTGAAAGATGGAGTACAGGCTATGGATTTTCTCCGGAAAAACCCACCCTATACAGATGCCTTTACACCTGATCTGATTCTGCTTGATTTGAATATACCACGCAAAAATGGTCAGGAAGTATTAAAAGAGATCAAACAGGATAAAGCCTTAAAATCTATTCCTGTTATTATCCTTACTACTTCTTCCTCAGAACAGGACGTACTAAAAACATATGCCAATGATGCCAACTGTTATATTACCAAGCCGGTGGACTTTGACCAGTTTGTAAATGCCATTAAAATTATTGATGACTTCTGGCTCTCAGTAGTCAAAATCCCTGGCAAAGCGTAA